In Campylobacter concisus, the following proteins share a genomic window:
- a CDS encoding thiamine-phosphate pyrophosphorylase: protein MTKDERIYRVIDANLNRLKEGLRVVEDIKRYVFDDAKLAYKIKSLRHKAKIPQKEFLKFRNSQEDVLKTSTKSEQARENLDEIITANFKRAQESARVLEECFKLINLEQAELFKGIRYELYELEKEL from the coding sequence ATGACTAAAGATGAGCGCATCTACAGAGTGATAGATGCGAATCTAAATAGGCTAAAAGAAGGGCTTCGTGTCGTTGAAGATATAAAAAGATATGTCTTTGATGACGCTAAGCTCGCCTACAAAATAAAATCCCTCCGCCATAAAGCAAAGATCCCACAAAAAGAATTTTTAAAATTTAGAAATTCACAAGAAGATGTCTTAAAAACTAGCACAAAAAGCGAGCAAGCTAGAGAAAATTTAGACGAGATAATCACTGCAAATTTCAAGCGTGCCCAGGAGAGCGCCCGCGTGCTTGAAGAGTGCTTTAAGCTTATAAATTTAGAACAAGCTGAGCTTTTTAAAGGTATAAGATATGAGCTTTATGAGCTTGAAAAAGAACTTTAA
- a CDS encoding mechanosensitive ion channel domain-containing protein, with protein MRKILTIVLLSFVMLLGAENNKTQEENILSLTNQILTLNNQIQIIKAQQKDTNSTKADNSNLAGLQKKKNDLLEKIPLYVMQIEVTQNDIDKFILQKNNLEKKVARLEKQSNKDAYVQSAIELEKMKIDYAYFSALINLEEIFKKGAKANSIKEVIDNGLLNLQTNSYVSIKELKDSLNETSNSYDNAFAELDLKKETDEEILIYLKNNADLLSSSMILSELNLVDTVEYINKLTSINSAKFNVGKIVVIIAVFLFFVSLTRILAKLTYWLMSLIASGEGVKEAKDQIVDIVKKPISALLIIYALNICIGVGFYPVPVPLTLANIFSIVYIVAFSWLVLTILNGYGIVIIDKIAQKSRRKEVVNLVLKVVYVIVLIIALLLILQKLGFDISALIASLGIGGLAVAFAAKDIIANFFASVMMLFDNSFSQGDWIVCGDIEGTVVEVGFRKTTIRSFDNALIFVPNSKLASDPVRNWSRRKVGRRIRMLIGIEYGATTDEIKKCVDDIKTMLINHPDIAKSEDITAKKKGLKYRQSIVSVDDYAGYKSNLFVVVDDFADSSINILVYCFAKTIVWGEFLDVKQDVMLKIMDILKQNGLNFAFPSQSLYIESVKDKI; from the coding sequence ATGCGTAAAATTTTAACTATCGTCTTGCTCTCATTTGTAATGCTTCTTGGTGCTGAAAATAATAAAACTCAAGAAGAAAATATACTAAGCCTAACAAATCAAATTTTAACTTTAAACAACCAAATCCAAATCATAAAAGCACAGCAAAAAGATACAAACTCAACAAAAGCTGATAATTCAAATTTAGCTGGACTTCAAAAGAAAAAAAATGACCTTTTGGAAAAAATTCCACTATATGTTATGCAGATTGAGGTAACTCAAAACGATATTGATAAATTTATTTTGCAAAAAAATAATTTAGAAAAAAAAGTAGCTAGATTAGAGAAGCAATCAAACAAAGATGCTTACGTTCAAAGTGCTATTGAGCTTGAGAAAATGAAGATAGATTATGCATATTTCTCAGCTTTAATTAATCTTGAAGAGATATTTAAAAAAGGCGCTAAAGCAAACTCTATAAAAGAGGTGATAGATAACGGACTTTTAAATTTACAAACAAATTCTTACGTCAGCATAAAGGAGCTAAAAGATTCACTAAATGAGACTTCAAACTCTTACGATAATGCATTTGCCGAGCTTGATTTAAAAAAAGAGACTGATGAGGAAATTTTAATCTATCTTAAAAACAATGCCGATCTTCTAAGCTCAAGCATGATCTTATCAGAGCTAAATTTAGTCGATACGGTCGAATATATAAATAAGTTAACTTCTATAAATTCGGCAAAATTTAACGTTGGCAAGATCGTAGTTATAATCGCAGTATTTTTATTTTTTGTCTCACTTACAAGAATTCTTGCCAAACTCACATATTGGCTTATGTCACTTATTGCATCAGGCGAAGGCGTAAAGGAGGCAAAGGATCAGATAGTAGATATCGTTAAAAAGCCTATCTCTGCACTTCTTATCATTTATGCACTAAATATTTGTATAGGTGTTGGCTTTTATCCAGTACCAGTGCCACTAACTCTAGCAAATATCTTTTCGATCGTCTACATAGTAGCGTTTTCATGGCTTGTTTTAACTATCCTAAATGGTTATGGCATAGTAATAATTGATAAAATCGCACAAAAGAGTAGACGAAAAGAGGTCGTAAATTTAGTTTTAAAAGTAGTCTATGTAATTGTATTAATAATCGCACTTTTACTAATTCTTCAAAAGCTTGGCTTTGATATATCAGCGCTCATAGCCTCACTTGGCATCGGTGGTCTTGCTGTTGCATTTGCTGCAAAAGACATCATCGCAAACTTCTTTGCTTCTGTCATGATGCTCTTTGATAACTCATTTTCGCAAGGGGATTGGATAGTTTGTGGTGATATAGAGGGTACTGTTGTTGAGGTTGGCTTTAGAAAGACGACTATTAGAAGCTTTGATAATGCTTTAATCTTTGTGCCAAACTCAAAACTAGCAAGTGATCCTGTTAGAAACTGGAGTAGAAGAAAAGTTGGTAGACGTATCAGAATGCTAATAGGCATTGAATATGGAGCAACAACTGATGAGATTAAAAAATGTGTAGATGATATAAAAACTATGTTGATAAATCATCCAGATATTGCCAAAAGTGAGGATATAACAGCAAAGAAAAAAGGGCTAAAATATAGACAAAGTATAGTTTCGGTTGATGATTATGCTGGATATAAATCAAATTTATTTGTCGTGGTTGATGATTTTGCAGATAGCTCGATAAATATCTTAGTTTATTGTTTTGCAAAGACTATCGTTTGGGGAGAATTTTTAGATGTCAAGCAAGATGTAATGCTAAAGATTATGGATATTTTAAAGCAAAATGGTCTAAATTTCGCATTCCCAAGCCAAAGCTTGTATATTGAAAGTGTCAAAGATAAAATTTAA
- the secG gene encoding preprotein translocase subunit SecG, translated as MSLIFLILQFALAVIITIAVLLQKSSSIGLGAYSGSNESLFGAKGPAGFLAKFTFIVGILFILNTLALGYFYNKDLKRSIVDTVDSKSLVVPKSSDVPSAPSVPQTPAK; from the coding sequence GTGAGTTTAATATTTTTGATCTTACAGTTTGCTCTAGCTGTCATCATAACTATCGCTGTTTTACTTCAAAAAAGCTCATCTATCGGACTTGGGGCATATAGCGGAAGTAACGAGAGTCTTTTTGGAGCAAAAGGACCAGCTGGATTTTTAGCTAAATTTACTTTTATCGTAGGTATTTTATTTATCTTAAATACACTTGCACTTGGATACTTCTACAATAAAGATCTAAAGCGCTCTATCGTTGATACAGTAGATAGCAAATCTCTAGTCGTACCAAAATCAAGCGACGTGCCATCAGCTCCTAGCGTACCACAAACTCCAGCAAAATAA
- a CDS encoding polysaccharide deacetylase family protein, whose protein sequence is MIKTFLASFLTLTFAFADAHILVYHRFDDPRHASTDISVKNLREQFEYFKNNGYEVVKLSKLVDALKSGEEIPDNWIVITIDDGYKSFYDNALNVFKEYNYPFAMMIYVEAIAGKYGDYLTFDQLKELEAYGEIGYHSYAHPRMTKLSDEALREDFQKGIETFEKHMGYKPKFFAVPYGEIDKRVVELAKEFGFLALLNQNSGAVSSKSDVYDLYRTPVMNGTKIALTFNSKFLNAQWIFPDSYPQNNAIDKLIIKTDTNASEGSFFMTGFNGFKKVPMTNGVFECKFNPPLDKRKVLISLKIDHQRSTKLLIKDINAK, encoded by the coding sequence ATGATAAAAACGTTTTTAGCGTCATTTTTGACGCTAACGTTTGCTTTTGCAGACGCCCATATCTTAGTTTATCATCGATTTGATGATCCAAGACATGCAAGCACTGATATTTCAGTCAAAAATTTAAGAGAACAATTTGAATATTTTAAAAACAACGGCTACGAAGTCGTAAAACTCTCTAAGCTAGTTGATGCGCTAAAATCTGGCGAAGAGATACCAGATAACTGGATTGTTATTACTATTGATGATGGCTACAAAAGCTTTTATGATAACGCACTTAATGTTTTTAAAGAATACAACTATCCATTTGCTATGATGATATATGTCGAGGCTATTGCTGGAAAATATGGTGATTATCTGACATTTGATCAGCTAAAAGAGCTGGAAGCCTACGGCGAGATCGGCTACCACTCATACGCACACCCAAGGATGACCAAACTTAGTGATGAGGCATTAAGAGAAGATTTTCAAAAAGGTATAGAAACATTTGAAAAGCATATGGGCTATAAACCAAAATTCTTTGCAGTGCCTTACGGTGAAATCGATAAAAGAGTAGTTGAGCTTGCAAAAGAATTTGGATTTTTGGCACTTCTAAATCAAAACTCAGGCGCTGTTTCAAGCAAGAGCGACGTTTACGATCTTTATAGAACGCCTGTGATGAACGGCACCAAAATAGCACTAACGTTTAATAGCAAATTTTTAAATGCTCAGTGGATATTTCCAGATAGCTATCCACAAAATAATGCAATAGATAAACTCATTATAAAAACTGATACAAACGCCAGTGAAGGTAGTTTTTTTATGACTGGCTTTAATGGCTTTAAAAAGGTACCCATGACAAATGGGGTTTTTGAGTGTAAATTTAACCCACCGCTTGATAAACGCAAAGTTTTAATATCACTAAAAATAGATCATCAACGAAGTACAAAACTTCTAATAAAGGACATCAATGCTAAATAA
- a CDS encoding spore coat protein, with translation MQNLKQYVSEILKSHSDGNDRVFSFEFDGQKFWLKRIEKNIEGSFLTKIFKPNPYKSFASEIKKLEILNEAKAPAPKLILKSDEFFVIEDVGEPISQLFKYSNDDKFKHEILLKAARALAGLHALNFAHGRPALRDIAIKNDEIKFLDFESKFFSHDLELQKCRDLLVFIDELFRFKISDEFASEVISEYLAAGGSEIYARSLQLIIKFKPLYYLLKPFKSLNKKDLNAAIRTFEYLLPIAQNK, from the coding sequence ATGCAAAATTTAAAACAATATGTCAGTGAAATTTTAAAAAGTCATAGTGATGGCAACGATCGCGTCTTTAGCTTTGAATTTGATGGACAAAAATTTTGGTTAAAACGTATTGAAAAAAACATTGAAGGTAGTTTTTTAACTAAAATTTTCAAGCCAAATCCTTATAAATCATTTGCCAGCGAGATAAAAAAACTTGAAATTTTAAACGAAGCCAAAGCTCCTGCCCCAAAACTCATTCTAAAGAGTGATGAGTTTTTCGTAATAGAAGATGTTGGTGAACCGATTTCTCAGCTTTTTAAGTATAGCAACGATGATAAATTTAAACATGAAATTCTATTAAAAGCAGCCCGCGCGCTAGCTGGGCTTCACGCATTAAATTTTGCGCACGGACGCCCGGCTCTTAGGGATATCGCCATAAAAAATGACGAGATAAAATTTTTAGACTTTGAGTCAAAATTTTTTAGCCATGACCTAGAGCTTCAAAAGTGTCGCGATCTGCTTGTTTTTATAGATGAGTTATTTCGTTTTAAAATTTCAGACGAGTTTGCAAGCGAAGTCATTAGCGAATATTTGGCAGCCGGAGGGAGTGAAATTTACGCGCGCTCACTACAGCTAATTATAAAATTTAAACCACTTTACTACTTGCTAAAACCATTTAAATCTCTAAATAAAAAGGATCTAAACGCAGCCATCAGAACCTTTGAGTATCTCTTGCCGATCGCCCAAAATAAATAG
- a CDS encoding carbonic anhydrase, whose protein sequence is MDDSLLEGAVKFMEDGFLEHEELFKSLQNRQDPHTLFISCVDSRVVPNLITNCLPGELFMVRNIANIVPPYRVSEEFLATTSAIEYALELLNIKNIIICGHSDCGGCAALYMDEKKLKTTPNVRNWIKLIEPIKREVLKFTSDDPVKMAWLTERLNVINSIENIMTYPNVKEEYERGNLQIYGWHYIIETGEIFSYDLKEGTFKLLADKRGENA, encoded by the coding sequence ATGGATGACTCGCTACTTGAAGGTGCGGTAAAATTTATGGAAGATGGCTTTTTGGAGCATGAAGAGCTCTTTAAAAGTCTACAAAATAGACAAGACCCGCATACTCTTTTTATATCCTGTGTTGATTCAAGAGTGGTACCGAATTTGATAACAAACTGCCTTCCAGGCGAGCTTTTTATGGTGCGAAATATCGCAAACATCGTGCCGCCTTATAGAGTGAGCGAGGAATTTTTGGCAACGACTTCGGCTATCGAATATGCATTAGAGCTTTTAAATATCAAAAATATCATTATTTGCGGGCACTCTGACTGTGGCGGATGTGCAGCGCTTTATATGGATGAAAAAAAGCTCAAAACTACGCCAAATGTTAGAAATTGGATAAAGCTAATAGAGCCGATCAAGCGAGAAGTGCTTAAATTTACAAGCGACGATCCAGTAAAGATGGCGTGGCTAACTGAGAGATTAAATGTGATAAATTCGATCGAAAATATAATGACTTATCCAAATGTAAAAGAGGAGTATGAAAGAGGAAATCTTCAAATTTATGGCTGGCACTACATTATAGAAACCGGTGAAATTTTCAGCTACGATTTAAAGGAAGGTACATTCAAACTTTTAGCAGATAAAAGAGGTGAAAATGCGTAA
- a CDS encoding carbon-nitrogen hydrolase family protein, which translates to MDENLNLISLTLKAKNATERLEELANLVEAAPENSLLLASELCISSYDFDGFFVGANKAMLGGMIGSFDAMLLERLQEALSPDKFLGFTHLTSLNKSAGLAQISNLNPHQPKIYNEFLLLNSNNVFHSQFKAELFRPNLEHEIFAAGDVSDINAFDFRGLKLGVLICFELRDSKLWAKLKGCDIIMVPAMWGKAREDAYLSLCKALAIANNCYVMISSSLALEVAGVFLPNGTLVKETIFDANLIKEIKTNLGIL; encoded by the coding sequence ATGGACGAAAATTTAAACCTAATAAGCCTAACTTTAAAGGCAAAAAATGCTACCGAGCGACTAGAAGAGCTTGCAAATTTAGTTGAGGCTGCGCCTGAAAATTCGCTACTGCTTGCAAGCGAGCTTTGCATCAGCAGCTATGACTTTGACGGCTTTTTTGTAGGGGCGAACAAAGCGATGCTTGGTGGCATGATAGGTAGCTTTGATGCAATGCTGCTTGAGCGCTTGCAAGAGGCGCTTAGCCCAGATAAATTTCTTGGTTTTACGCACCTTACTAGCCTAAACAAAAGCGCAGGGCTCGCTCAAATTTCAAATCTAAATCCACACCAACCAAAGATTTATAACGAATTTTTGCTTCTTAACTCAAATAATGTCTTTCATTCACAATTTAAAGCCGAACTTTTTAGGCCAAATTTGGAGCATGAAATTTTTGCCGCTGGCGATGTGAGCGATATAAATGCATTTGATTTTAGAGGGCTAAAGCTTGGGGTGCTAATCTGTTTTGAACTACGCGATAGCAAGCTTTGGGCAAAGCTAAAAGGATGTGACATCATCATGGTACCTGCCATGTGGGGTAAGGCTAGAGAGGATGCTTATCTTAGCCTTTGCAAGGCTCTAGCTATCGCAAACAACTGCTACGTCATGATCTCAAGCTCTCTTGCATTAGAAGTTGCTGGGGTGTTTTTACCAAATGGCACACTTGTTAAAGAAACGATTTTTGATGCAAATTTAATAAAAGAGATCAAGACAAATTTAGGGATTTTATAA
- the frr gene encoding ribosome recycling factor produces the protein MLNKIYETQKEGCEKAIASLKRDFTTLRTGKVNINIVDHVMVDYYGSPTPLNQVATVLTSDASTIAITPWEKSMIKAISSAIQAANIGVNPNSDGESVKLFFPPMTVEQRQENAKHAKSMGEKAKVSIRNVRKDANDEVKKLEKDKAITEDESKKGQDEVQKITDTYTAKIDTLVKEKEAELLKI, from the coding sequence ATGCTAAATAAAATTTACGAAACACAAAAAGAGGGTTGCGAGAAGGCAATAGCTTCATTAAAACGTGACTTTACAACGCTTAGAACGGGTAAGGTAAACATTAATATTGTAGATCATGTAATGGTTGATTATTATGGTTCGCCAACTCCACTTAACCAAGTAGCCACTGTGCTTACAAGCGACGCTTCAACTATCGCTATCACGCCTTGGGAAAAAAGTATGATAAAAGCCATATCATCGGCTATCCAAGCAGCAAATATCGGTGTCAATCCAAATAGTGATGGTGAGAGTGTTAAGCTATTTTTCCCACCTATGACCGTCGAGCAACGCCAAGAAAATGCAAAACATGCAAAATCAATGGGGGAAAAAGCCAAAGTTAGTATAAGAAACGTAAGAAAAGATGCAAATGATGAAGTCAAAAAGCTTGAAAAAGACAAAGCTATAACTGAGGACGAGAGCAAAAAGGGACAAGATGAGGTTCAAAAGATAACTGACACCTACACTGCAAAAATCGATACTCTTGTAAAAGAAAAAGAAGCCGAGCTTTTAAAAATCTAA
- a CDS encoding PepSY-associated TM helix domain-containing protein, translated as MFLKRGKIIFNIHLIIGLIAAIPLIFMTLSAPFASYREEIKSAINKNFINLVPSEKANLSLNELLAKAKSEIQFDTLESLQIGGANEAYRISITKDKKQLNFFIDPRSGEVISEDWGEKFRIIILSLHRNLGLALLDSKVPANIGKQIVAVSSIIMALLAISGLILYAPAIKRNFLNSLKIKPKAKGYACFYNLHTSLGTYVAILLVVMSLTGLYWSYGWVRSGVNSIFFDLKIAPMKKSLPQSNLLPISDEKFKEIEAAEQIFKDNVTLELKSLTINVPENNQSTYTINYETSESQVGKLKLDASAGKIKENKLVSKAESIPEAKKAGRKVLSLHTGEMFGEIGQIVFAVSCVIAVLLIITGFLMTIKRTKAL; from the coding sequence ATGTTTTTAAAACGAGGAAAAATCATCTTCAACATCCACCTAATAATTGGGCTAATTGCGGCTATTCCACTAATATTCATGACTCTTTCAGCACCATTTGCGTCTTATAGAGAAGAGATCAAAAGTGCAATAAATAAAAATTTTATAAACTTAGTTCCTAGCGAAAAAGCAAATTTAAGTTTAAATGAACTCCTAGCTAAAGCAAAAAGTGAGATTCAATTTGATACGCTTGAAAGCTTACAAATAGGTGGAGCAAATGAAGCTTATCGTATAAGCATTACAAAGGATAAAAAACAATTAAATTTCTTTATAGATCCAAGAAGTGGCGAGGTGATCAGTGAGGACTGGGGTGAGAAATTTCGTATCATTATCTTAAGCCTTCATAGAAATTTAGGACTTGCCTTGCTTGATAGTAAAGTGCCAGCCAATATCGGCAAACAAATAGTTGCGGTTAGCTCTATCATCATGGCTCTGCTTGCTATCAGTGGCCTCATCCTCTACGCACCAGCGATCAAGCGAAATTTCTTAAATTCACTAAAAATTAAACCAAAAGCAAAGGGCTACGCCTGCTTCTACAACCTTCACACCAGCCTTGGCACCTACGTGGCGATCTTGCTTGTGGTGATGTCACTAACTGGTCTTTACTGGTCTTATGGCTGGGTGAGAAGTGGCGTAAATAGCATATTTTTTGATCTAAAAATAGCTCCAATGAAAAAAAGTCTACCGCAATCAAATTTACTCCCAATAAGCGACGAGAAATTTAAAGAGATCGAGGCTGCGGAGCAAATTTTTAAGGATAACGTCACGCTAGAGCTAAAATCGCTCACGATAAACGTGCCTGAAAACAACCAAAGCACCTACACTATAAACTACGAAACTAGTGAGAGCCAAGTGGGCAAACTAAAGCTTGACGCTAGCGCTGGCAAGATCAAAGAAAACAAGCTTGTTAGCAAGGCTGAAAGCATCCCAGAGGCAAAAAAGGCTGGGCGAAAAGTGCTTAGTCTGCACACCGGTGAGATGTTTGGCGAGATCGGCCAGATCGTATTTGCAGTATCATGCGTGATCGCAGTTTTACTAATAATAACTGGCTTTTTGATGACGATAAAAAGGACTAAGGCACTCTAA
- a CDS encoding GGDEF domain-containing protein translates to MTHDFVDQSSYKAIDDIYKTILDVMMVANALSLLLFMIIATPLLFMCLLFIAAGILLRIKFDIKYRVLISLAFHLNIILLVTIIVTTMGWNTGIWIILVGVIFINYFLAFDSKSLTYIMAFLELILLILLYFIHKDEAPLIPSAIRGAIVICSIVFAFFIVLRLSMFADIITSSGYQQIRKETEELEKDSKHDFLTQLLNRRTIEKTLRFELVANKERSGNTNLVIMLGDIDNFKKINDTYGHDCGDEVLKDVASALKKSFRGKDYVCRWGGEEFLIILPDTKIEFIHEVSKRLKKQINNAKLPDKTPVTMTFGMLICANGIEVDFEQAITLVDKLLYEGKQNGKDRIELEILKKGSDA, encoded by the coding sequence TTGACACACGATTTTGTAGATCAAAGTAGTTATAAAGCGATCGATGATATCTATAAAACGATATTAGACGTTATGATGGTTGCAAATGCACTATCTTTATTGCTTTTTATGATCATAGCTACACCACTACTTTTTATGTGCTTATTATTTATAGCAGCTGGGATATTGCTTAGAATAAAATTTGACATAAAATATAGAGTATTAATATCTCTTGCATTTCACCTAAATATCATATTACTTGTTACTATTATTGTTACTACTATGGGTTGGAATACTGGAATTTGGATAATACTCGTTGGTGTAATTTTTATAAACTACTTCCTAGCGTTTGATTCAAAGAGTCTTACTTATATAATGGCATTTTTAGAATTAATCTTGCTTATACTTCTTTATTTTATTCACAAAGATGAGGCACCGCTGATCCCATCGGCTATACGAGGGGCGATAGTTATATGCAGTATTGTTTTTGCTTTTTTTATTGTTTTAAGACTTTCAATGTTTGCAGATATCATCACTTCTAGTGGATATCAGCAAATAAGAAAAGAGACGGAAGAGCTTGAAAAAGACTCAAAGCATGATTTTTTAACGCAGCTTTTAAATAGAAGAACAATAGAAAAAACTTTAAGATTTGAACTAGTTGCTAACAAGGAAAGAAGTGGTAATACAAATTTAGTCATAATGCTAGGCGATATTGATAATTTTAAAAAAATAAACGATACATACGGGCATGACTGCGGTGATGAGGTCTTAAAAGATGTAGCCAGCGCTTTAAAGAAATCATTTAGAGGCAAAGACTATGTTTGCCGCTGGGGTGGAGAAGAATTTTTGATAATCTTGCCTGATACAAAGATAGAATTTATCCACGAAGTGAGTAAAAGGCTTAAAAAACAGATAAATAACGCAAAACTTCCAGATAAAACTCCAGTTACTATGACCTTTGGAATGCTAATATGTGCAAATGGTATTGAGGTGGATTTTGAGCAAGCCATAACTTTAGTAGATAAGCTGCTTTACGAAGGCAAGCAAAATGGCAAAGACCGCATCGAATTAGAAATTTTAAAAAAGGGCTCGGATGCGTAG
- a CDS encoding Bax inhibitor-1/YccA family protein, translated as MSLYDRNYAKQNQEELAYSQSSLSTFIKQTYQLFAASLLSATAGAYVGISIAGVFAANRFLFWGLVIVEFALLFGLMAAKRKEGLNLILLFAFTFISGLTLTPLLSAILAMPSGAGIVAQAFGLTTVAFGALSVFAMNTKRDFTTMGKMLFITLIVIVAAAIINIFVKSTMFQLVIASISSILFSAYILFDTQNIIRGNYETPVEGAVALYLDFVNLFTSLLQILGIFNRND; from the coding sequence ATGAGTCTGTATGATAGGAACTACGCAAAACAAAATCAAGAAGAACTTGCGTATTCTCAAAGCTCACTAAGTACTTTTATAAAACAAACTTATCAACTTTTTGCAGCATCACTACTTTCAGCTACAGCTGGCGCCTATGTAGGTATTAGCATTGCTGGCGTTTTTGCGGCAAATAGATTTTTGTTCTGGGGACTTGTAATAGTCGAGTTTGCACTACTTTTTGGCTTAATGGCAGCTAAACGCAAAGAGGGATTAAATTTAATACTTCTATTTGCGTTTACTTTCATAAGTGGCCTTACGCTAACTCCGCTACTTTCAGCGATCTTGGCTATGCCAAGTGGAGCTGGTATTGTAGCTCAAGCATTTGGACTAACAACAGTTGCTTTTGGTGCATTAAGTGTCTTTGCAATGAATACAAAACGTGACTTTACAACAATGGGTAAAATGTTGTTCATAACCTTAATTGTTATCGTTGCAGCAGCTATTATCAATATTTTTGTTAAAAGTACAATGTTTCAACTTGTAATCGCAAGTATTTCATCGATCCTATTTAGCGCATATATACTTTTTGATACGCAAAATATTATCCGTGGAAACTACGAAACTCCAGTTGAAGGAGCGGTTGCGTTGTATCTTGATTTTGTAAATCTATTTACATCGTTACTACAAATTTTAGGAATTTTTAATAGAAATGACTAA
- a CDS encoding ribonucleotide-diphosphate reductase subunit beta, translated as MNRKRIYNPSSNENLTDRRVFNGNPHGILNFTKAKYEWALKLWDLMEANTWFPKEVDTTDDVRDYAYNLTEAEKRMYDLVWSQLISMDSFQTNNLADNINPYITAPEINAVLSRQAYEEANHSKSYAVMVEAICDNTDLIYEMEKHDDVLREKNDYISSVYEELAGEVTDEKLLLAMVANQILEGIYFYSGFTAIYALARAGKMLGSAQMIRFIQRDEITHLLLFQNMINSVRKERPDLFTPETEAKIYDMFEKAGNLEIKWGKYITQNQIMGFTDDIIEQYIHYLIDQRLVAIGLKRKYNAAHPIKWVDDFAKFNDQKSNFFEAKVTNYSKGSISFDDF; from the coding sequence ATGAATAGAAAACGCATCTACAACCCAAGTTCAAATGAAAATTTGACCGACAGAAGAGTCTTTAACGGTAACCCACACGGCATTTTGAATTTCACCAAGGCAAAATACGAGTGGGCGTTAAAGCTTTGGGACCTCATGGAGGCAAACACATGGTTTCCAAAAGAGGTCGATACCACCGACGACGTGCGCGACTACGCCTACAACCTCACAGAGGCCGAAAAGCGCATGTACGATCTCGTATGGAGCCAGCTCATCTCGATGGATAGCTTCCAGACAAACAACCTAGCTGACAACATAAACCCTTACATCACCGCACCAGAGATCAACGCCGTGCTAAGCCGCCAAGCCTACGAAGAGGCAAACCACAGCAAGTCTTACGCTGTCATGGTCGAGGCGATCTGCGACAACACCGACCTCATCTACGAGATGGAGAAGCACGACGACGTCTTGCGCGAGAAAAACGACTATATCTCAAGCGTTTATGAGGAGCTTGCAGGCGAAGTGACTGACGAGAAGCTGCTTCTTGCGATGGTTGCGAACCAAATTTTAGAGGGCATCTACTTTTACAGCGGATTTACAGCGATCTACGCTCTAGCTCGCGCTGGCAAGATGCTAGGCTCAGCGCAGATGATACGCTTCATCCAACGCGACGAGATCACGCACCTGCTTTTGTTTCAAAACATGATAAATTCAGTCCGCAAAGAGAGGCCTGATCTTTTCACGCCTGAGACTGAGGCAAAAATTTATGATATGTTTGAAAAAGCTGGAAATTTAGAGATCAAATGGGGCAAATACATCACCCAAAACCAGATAATGGGCTTTACTGATGATATCATCGAGCAATACATCCACTATCTCATCGACCAGCGCCTAGTTGCGATCGGTCTAAAGCGCAAATACAACGCCGCTCACCCGATCAAATGGGTCGATGACTTTGCTAAATTTAACGACCAAAAGTCAAATTTCTTTGAAGCAAAGGTGACAAACTACAGCAAGGGAAGTATCAGCTTTGATGACTTTTAA